The Opisthocomus hoazin isolate bOpiHoa1 chromosome 30, bOpiHoa1.hap1, whole genome shotgun sequence genome has a window encoding:
- the LOC104326415 gene encoding protein S100-A12-like: MKTDLELALECIVNVYHQYAMKKPIDDYLSKTEFSDLLKETAQPFLHNTLPPKTTVDDYIRKLFTKADHNRDGRLKFTEFLTTLSLIVIEAHKRSHQGHTSHDHGQDHGHDHGN; encoded by the exons ATGAAAACCGACCTGGAACTCGCCTTGGAGTGCATCGTCAACGTCTACCATCAGTATGCCATGAAGAAACCCATAGATGACTACCTGAGCAAGACCGAGTTCTCGGACCTGCTGAAGGAGACCGCCCAGCCCTTCCTCCACAACACGCTGCCG CCTAAAACAACTGTTGATGACTACATAAGAAAGCTCTTCACCAAAGCAGACCACAACCGTGACGGTCGCCTGAAGTTCACCGAGTTCCTGACCACCCTGAGTCTCATAGTCATTGAAGCCCACAAGAGGTCCCACCAGGGTCACACGAGCCATGACCATGGCCAAGACCATGGTCACGATCACGGCAACTGA
- the LOC142364970 gene encoding protein S100-A8-like: MSASTQAGTTLPKPACGFPGNCTMEKALKTIVDVYHRYSIREGKPDSLNFNDFNTLLKEQAPNFLKACERYRPGYLQNLFRETDVNKDHDLSFEEFTTVLSKITNDAHHISHNEDRCGPDKD, translated from the exons ATGTCTGCAAGCACCCAGGCTGGAACCACCCTTCCCAAGCCTGCTTGTGGTTTCCCTGGAAACTGCACAATGGAGAAGGCCCTGAAAACCATTGTGGATGTCTACCACCGTTACAGCATCCGGGAGGGCAAGCCTGATTCACTGAACTTCAACGACTTCAACACGCTGCTGAAAGAGCAGGCACCAAACTTCCTGAAGGCTTGC GAAAGGTACCGTCCAGGCTACCTGCAGAACCTCTTCAGAGAGACGGATGTAAATAAGGACCACGATCTGTCTTTCGAGGAGTTCACCACTGTATTGTCCAAGATTACCAACGACGCCCATCACATCAGCCACAACGAAGACCGCTGCGGACCAGACAAGGATTGA
- the LOC104326419 gene encoding protein MRP-126, producing the protein MSKTSQIQGPLSELEKAMDVIIDVFHQYSRQEGDRDTLTKKELKLLIEKQLVNYLKHVKNKATIDEIMKDLDINKDAQISFCEMMLLVTRVTIATHERLHDIEDQQQQQHKHQHHHH; encoded by the exons ATGAGCAAG ACTTCCCAGATCCAGGGACCGCTCTCCGAGCTGGAGAAGGCCATGGATGTCATCATCGATGTCTTCCACCAGTACTCGAGACAGGAGGGGGACAGAGACACCCTGACCAAGAAGGAGCTGAAGCTCCTGATTGAGAAGCAGCTTGTGAACTACCTCAAG CACGTGAAAAACAAGGCTACCATTGACGAAATCATGAAGGACCTGGATATCAACAAGGACGCGCAGATCAGCTTCTGCGAGATGATGTTGCTGGTCACCCGTGTGACCATTGCCACCCACGAACGCCTCCATGACATCGAGgaccagcagcaacagcagcacaagcaccagcaccaccaccactga